The Bemisia tabaci chromosome 8, PGI_BMITA_v3 genome has a segment encoding these proteins:
- the LOC109040648 gene encoding protein FAM136A produces the protein MQAKMHLCAAKCCQDKSNTYEDTQRCVQLCSEPLNNVKRFVEAEFKTFQNRVDRCLMDCNDSIQDSMGPDPSPAEIQTHVKAFEKCAEKCLESHAGLVPKFLEKVKQYAKNYN, from the exons GCTAAAATGCATCTGTGTGCAGCAAAGTGCTGCCAGGACAAAAGCAATACATACGAAGATACTCAGAGGTGTGTGCAACTTTGCTCGGAGCCACTGAATAATGTCAAAAGATTTGTTGAAGCTGAGTTCAAGACATTTCAG AATCGAGTTGACAGATGTCTCATGGACTGCAATGATTCAATACAAGATTCTATGGGACCAGATCCATCACCTGCTGAA ATTCAGACCCACGTGAAAGCATTTGAAAAGTGCGCTGAAAAGTGTTTAGAAAGTCATGCAGGCTTAGTGCCAAAGTTTCTAGAAAAAGTGAAGCAATATGCCAAAAATTACAACTAG